One window of the Plasmodium vivax chromosome 2, whole genome shotgun sequence genome contains the following:
- a CDS encoding variable surface protein Vir21-related (encoded by transcript PVX_096915A) yields MKMSNGTAPPTIKELLLDEVNFYISFKPLKRTYHLNILFIQKVSKRIFRNNKNNYNLRNKGLYLSYNDFNKECKWSYRDLYCSDALTNFVDESIRPLYKKLWNNLFKVKYFSEDFKSLPKEKKKICIYLKYWFYDQLLSKNISNDGIGKFFSAWESTSQGYKRDLIGCELYKMSLNEIKETKLLYDYFLLYDGYNNDELVSHKIYVSPYCQYLKEAADVYKKRKIECVSGNNIERCKEFKNYIKNYMIKNDITLFKGKCKNEEQRVERMDATETMFNPALKELVEKVHFIITMKK; encoded by the exons ATGAAAATGTCTAACGGTACAGCCCCTCCTACTATTAAAGAATTATTACTAGACgaagttaatttttatatttcattcaAACCATTGAAAAGAACATATCATTTGAATATTCTGTTTATCCAAAAAGTATCTAAACGAATTTTCCGAAATAACAAGAAT AATTATAATTTGAGGAATAAAGGATTATACCTATCATATAATGATTTTAATAAAGAATGTAAATGGAGTTATCGTGACTTGTACTGTTCGGATGCTTTAACTAACTTCGTTGATGAGTCTATAAGAcctctttataaaaaactttggaataatttatttaaagtGAAGTACTTTTCAGAAGATTTTAAATCTTTacctaaagaaaaaaagaaaatttgcatatatttaaagtACTGGTTTTATGATCAGTTGTTGTCTAAAAATATTAGTAATGATGGCATTGGTaagtttttttctgcttGGGAATCGACATCTCAGGGTTATAAGCGCGATCTTATTGGTTGCGAACTTTATAAAATGAgtttaaatgaaattaaagaaaCGAAACTGTtgtatgattattttttattgtatgATGGATACAATAATGATGAACTTGTAAGtcacaaaatatatgttagCCCGTATTGTCAATATCTGAAGGAAGCTGCAGATGTgtataaaaagagaaaaattgaaTGTGTTAGTGGCAACAATATTGAACGCTGTAAAGAATttaagaattatattaaaaattacatgattaaaaatgatataactttatttaaagggaagtgcaaaaatgaggaacaaCGAGTAGAGCGAATGGATGCTACGGAAACTATGTTTAATCCTGCTCTAAAAGAATTAGTAGAAAAggtacattttattataaccATGAAGAagtga
- a CDS encoding variable surface protein Vir12-related (encoded by transcript PVX_096920A), which yields MYNKFNAEAKLEEKKKVGAQEKKEEEPDHCKGFKEKDGKYKDEAYKLCLRLGPSLEYLHKVVVGGTRRYSCIHYKYWMSYKLLNMFKKVSDNEFDKSVLEKFWDAQDIFVKKYNDYGCRYDYKKIDLNDLKEMDEKKYLHDYFRSYNTVKEYVSRKPSKKEMYKKYLEHINKLYEKYKDRCSDGFIYWTSDCPLYFKRGGDYDPKKLCAQLDPPCLNNDGVKHNKGKEVLVNTPKKKKMTFYYLKCNNEDNQGYRRCALIPSTMEYTENEDESKSNDEEEEEEIPVPPDPRIALGGILKTMEQTTGREAVRAATDSHGNPQISPSASRSDQYNSQYLTEADGISPYLVQTEDGIKWRIDDDETFDCNRYPSQDAYDLCIHLKDLHQKGKIKLNPNPSGRKARRRKPSLEGGNGLSDIGSYQTGEEDGYSSNTWDDMYSLLKTKQFRTGTTIVLIILLLDPSLEVKKEREEILIMNILKENRKSYLDVVNNR from the exons atgtataataaatttaatgcTGAGGCAAagttagaagaaaaaaaaaaagttggagcacaagaaaaaaaagaagaagaacctgACCATTGTAAAGGGTTTAAAGAGAAGGATGGAAAATACAAAGATGAAGCTTATAAATTATGCCTCAGACTTGGACCAAGTTTAGAATATTTACACAAAGTAGTTGTTGGTGGAACTCGTAGATATAGTTGCATACACTATAAATATTGGATGAGCTATAAACTATTGAACATGTTTAAAAAGGTTTCCGATAATGAATTTGACAAATCTGTGCTTGAAAAATTTTGGGATGCACAagatatttttgttaaaaagtaTAATGATTATGGATGTAGgtatgattataaaaaaatagatttGAACgatttaaaagaaatggatgaaaagaaatatttgcatGATTATTTTAGGAGTTATAATACTGTTAAAGAATATGTAAGTCGTAAACCcagtaaaaaggaaatgtatAAGAAATACCTAGAACACATTAATAAACTATATGAGAAATACAAAGATAGGTGCTCTGATGGTTTTATATATTGGACAAGCGATTGTCCCTTATATTTTAAACGTGGAGGTGATTACGATCCAAAAAAACTGTGCGCACAATTAGACCCCCCATGCTTAAATAACGATGGCGTCAAACATAACAAGGGAAAAGAGGTTCTTGTTAATactcccaaaaaaaaaaaaatgacattttattatcttaaatgtaataatgaAGATAATCAGGGTTATAGGCGATGTGCTTTAATACCATCAACAATGGAGTATACCGAGAATGAAGATGAAAGCAAAAGcaatgatgaagaagaggaagaagaaattccTGTGCCACCAGACCCGAGGATAGCATTAGGCGGTATATTAAAAACTATGGAACAAACAACTGGCCGGGAAGCAGTACGAGCAGCAACTGACAGTCATGGTAACCCCCAAATAAGCCCAAGCGCTTCACGTAGCGATCAATATAATTCTCAATATTTAACCGAAGCAGATGGTATATCACCTTACTTAGTACAGACAGAAGATGGAATTAAATGGAGAATAGATGATGATGAAACATTTGATTGTAATAGATATCCATCACAGGATGCTTATGACTTATGTATACACTTAAAAGATCtacatcaaaaaggaaaaattaaattaaatccCAATCCTAGTGGTCGAAAagcaagaagaaggaaacCATCACTCGAAGGAGGAAATGGCTTATCAGATATAGGATCATATCAAACGGGTGAAGAAGACGGATACTCTTCTAACACTTGGGATGACATGTATTCTTTATTAAAGACTAAGCAATTCCGAACAGGAACAACAATTGTTTTAAT TATACTCCTCTTGGATCCTTCTTTAGaggtaaaaaaggagcgagAAGAAATATTGATCATGAAtattttgaaagaaaatCGGAAGAGCTACCTCGACGTAGTCAACAATCGGTGA